Part of the Candidatus Dormiibacterota bacterium genome is shown below.
TGGTGCACGAGAACATCAAGCGCTTCATGGACGGCTTCCACCACGACGCCCACCCGATGGGGATGCTGCTGTCGACGGTGGGCGCGCTCGCCACCTTCTACCCCGAGGCGACGCGCATCCACGACGCCGAGCAGCGGCGGATCTCGCTGTACCGGCTGATCGCCAAGATGCCGACCCTGGCGGCGTACGCCTACCGCCACTCCCGGGGGCTGTACTACGTGCGCCCCGACAACGAGCTCTCCTACGCCGGCAACTTCCTGAACATGATGTTCAAGATGGTCGAGCAGAGGTACCAGCCGGTGCCGGAGATCGAGCGCGCCCTCGACGTGCTCTTCATCCTCCACGCCGACCACGAGCAGAACTGCTCCACCAACGCGATGCGCTCGGTGGGCTCGGCCCAGCCCGACCCCTACTCGGCGACCGCCGCCGCCATCGCCGCCCTCTACGGACCGCTGCACGGCGGCGCCAACGAGGCGGTGCTGCGGATGCTCATGCGCATCGGCTCCACCGACCGCATCCCCGAGTTCATCGAGGGTGTGAAGGCGGGCAAGGAGCGGCTGATGGGGTTCGGCCACCGCGTCTACAAGAACTACGACCCGCGCGCCACGGTCATCAAGCAGATGGCCGACCAGGTGTTCTCGGTGACCCGTCCGGACCCGCTGCTCGACGTCGCCCTGGAGCTGGAGCGGATCGCGCTCGAGGACGAGTACTTCGTCAAGCGCCGGCTCTACCCCAACGTCGACTTCTACAGCGGGCTCATCTACCAGGCGCTCAACCTCCCCACCGAGATGTTCCCGGTGATGTTCGCCATCCCCCGCACCGTCGGCTGGCTGGCGCAGTGGGAGGAGATGCTGCTCGACCCCGAGCAGCGGATCGCCCGGCCCCGCCAGGTGTACCTCGGCGAGGCGCGCCGCAGC
Proteins encoded:
- a CDS encoding citrate/2-methylcitrate synthase, whose product is VHENIKRFMDGFHHDAHPMGMLLSTVGALATFYPEATRIHDAEQRRISLYRLIAKMPTLAAYAYRHSRGLYYVRPDNELSYAGNFLNMMFKMVEQRYQPVPEIERALDVLFILHADHEQNCSTNAMRSVGSAQPDPYSATAAAIAALYGPLHGGANEAVLRMLMRIGSTDRIPEFIEGVKAGKERLMGFGHRVYKNYDPRATVIKQMADQVFSVTRPDPLLDVALELERIALEDEYFVKRRLYPNVDFYSGLIYQALNLPTEMFPVMFAIPRTVGWLAQWEEMLLDPEQRIARPRQVYLGEARRSYVEMSERDGRVMAGSTAG